In Tripterygium wilfordii isolate XIE 37 chromosome 15, ASM1340144v1, whole genome shotgun sequence, one DNA window encodes the following:
- the LOC120016390 gene encoding uncharacterized protein LOC120016390 isoform X3, translating into MYNQPSYSSQSGQTPPMPVPPPFQQLPPSRAPPPPHRHHQLQHGPLPHSVNQQAPPPVPSHVGQPGPSPYRYGPSPLPTFPRVPSSGMSNAGQSCFRYPPPFHGGTPLYPTTQQNSPHPTHFGNQNVYPVQQPVAPAYGPPPPPRMLPHSSQDQSSYRAPVLQSPQVHNGVQGSQHILLAPPPPPASSLSTSAPLIPSTGGNSRMPSTALPPQPPPPSSSPPLPPPPPPPTSPFLSSMAIHATPNLPPRSDSNPDSSKLSGCGLKTSSSIDENSACSDGRDKLPEQSGSQAGYLAGKGSLSKGNMILDLPPTPPKPREEKLVQRTEALCQSIAKNGSDFEDMALLKKSGNSQFEFMLGGEPGSEAAIAHDYFLWMKKKCNLTMLDEGNCDSSSKAFAVDDKKMMVVVGSHSPADSDMEMEDDITHPDTVQVVKNSFESQNFELDSVCINSNEKECAPHSSGECKPVEAVSAKISLSVFPGPGERSSSGAPECSPAGEAVKSTSFRADNRSPPSLAAAEGIGHSPQHINDGSPFRLLQGYASDDSTGSEDEPRLEDFKTVSSAVSVDATNLLIDSECNLRTYIGLESPGKTEKQFGLPSGLAISSKAPEISAGSQGEFGITTRKTNARGAIDEHDETMLENEALINCVTICEDIQEQDVRGGACAVGTSSGKFHNENKDESAKSTPTLPKVDEFGRVVREGASDSDSDDSHHRRHSKRGRSRSWSRSPPGRRRQWRRRSPKRRRERRSRSRSWSPRHRRSRSRSPSHNHAGEFMGDRVRRDKGQVPDCFDFLRGRCYRAAFCRYRHHDRDEGDGSRHYRRSKQQYLEMHPSSKKSSVVEEIKNIPLKASDAKLEEINMDMSCGSFGATESGNFESDTLQSFIPHTAGQLIDADVTKFDSSKEGAAKFPERQSILEEPKEVIVHSCNSFMKKTECHHPFVNDKIPSKSDGKADALISYGEASQDAVCPSKFSAFQQPQPNLSGGRVQNADHPQTDNLSISDSSANGRSSTALNNPTASDIPIETENLHLSAQLPPPQLQLPFSQGVNAPHMEQPPKDPEDFRLRNPPVFNLSHQQFGGPGLLGEHPLPQLPVQGFSASSFLSQSNNHPQPTAFSQEFPATNFHGIRMPQLDPSTSTPHIHPYSQQQLPPHGLRPSMADNVNELPGKVISSSTYPPDHLDMNKSAYRPDFGSRTAHHNPYASTFEQPLFAKFTSKIFGQEKDSIDGQGVGSTGLRHYASSPKSGGDVGQNFSRSGGDRNDPHSDSIEPSSNSFNKSGYVHKREPTVDRDIVLRLIDPNKPLDVEENNQKEASAVVFATSFDNEEFGETADAEVGAVENASPSDLVGNMTAGDVEIDQFKSPGKSKKSKGSRSMRLFKVAIADFVKDVLKPSWRQGNMSKEAFKTIVKKTVDKVSGAMKSHQIPKSQARINQYIDSSQLKLTKLVMGYVDKYVKA; encoded by the exons ATGTATAATCAGCCAAGTTATAGTAGTCAGTCTGGGCAAACTCCTCCTATGCCCGTTCCACCACCATTCCAACAGCTTCCTCCTTCTCGggcacctcctcctcctcatcgtcatcatcagtTACAGCATGGTCCTCTGCCACATTCCGTAAATCAACAGGCTCCTCCTCCAGTCCCTTCTCATGTTGGTCAGCCGGGCCCTTCTCCATATCGCTATGGTCCATCCCCACTACCTACGTTTCCTCGGGTTCCATCCAGTGGAATGTCAAATGCCGGTCAATCTTGTTTCCGCTACCCTCCACCATTTCATGGAGGAACCCCATTGTACCCGACAACTCAACAGAACTCCCCACATCCTACTCATTTTGGGAACCAAAATGTTTATCCTGTTCAACAACCAGTAGCTCCTGCCTATggtccaccaccacctcctagAATGTTACCTCATTCCTCACAAGATCAATCCTCATACAGAGCTCCAGTACTTCAGTCACCACAGGTGCACAATGGTGTGCAGGGTTCTCAGCATATCCTACTGGCTCCTCCTCCCCCTCCTGCTTCTAGTTTATCTACTTCTGCTCCTTTAATTCCTTCAACTGGTGGAAACTCTCGCATGCCTTCCACAGCCCTGCCACCACAGCCACCTCCACCCTCTTCTTCACCACCgcttccacctcctcctccaccccctacctctccctttctctcttctATGGCCATCCATGCTACTCCTAACCTACCCCCTCGTTCTGACTCTAATCCTGATTCAAGTAAACTTTCAGGATGTGGACTAAAGACGTCAAGTTCTATTGACGAAAATTCAGCTTGCAGCGATGGGAGAGATAAATTACCTGAGCAAAGTGGCTCTCAAGCTGGTTATCTAGCAGGAAAGGGCTCTTTGTCCAAGGGCAATATGATTTTAGATCTTCCTCCAACTCCACCTAAGCCACGAGAAGAAAAACTTGTTCAGAGAACTGAGGCTTTATGCCAGTCTATTGCCAAGAATGGTTCTGATTTTGAAGATATGGCTCTTCTAAAGAAATCTGGGaattcacaatttgaatttATGTTAGGTGGTGAGCCAGGAAGTGAAGCTGCTATTGCTCATGATTATTTTCTTTGGATGAAGAAGAAATGTAATTTGACTATGTTAGATGAAGGGAACTGTGACTCGTCTTCTAAGGCTTTTGCGGTTGATGATAAAAAAATGATGGTTGTGGTTGGATCTCATTCACCTGCTGATTCTGACATGGAGATGGAAG ATGATATCACCCACCCAGACACTGTCCAGGTGGTGAAGAACTCATTTGAAAGTCAAAACTTTGAGTTAGATTCAGTCTGCATcaattcaaatgaaaaagaatGTGCACCGCATAGTTCTGGAGAATGCAAGCCAGTGGAAGCTGTATCTGCAAAAatatctctctctgttttccCAGGACCAGGTGAACGAA GTTCTTCTGGGGCTCCTGAATGTTCTCCAGCCGGCGAAGCTGTGAAGTCAACCTCTTTCAGAGCTGATAATAGAAGTCCTCCGTCTTTAGCAGCTGCTGAAGGCATTGGGCATTCTCCTCAACATATAAATGATGGAAGTCCATTTAGACTTCTGCAAGGGTATGCATCCGATGACAGCACAGGAAGTGAAGATGAGCCCCGCCTTGAAGATTTTAAAACAGTATCATCGGCAGTTTCAGTTGATGCTACAAATTTGCTTATAGACTCTGAGTGTAATCTGAGGACATATATTGGGTTGGAGAGTCCTGGTAAGACTGAAAAGCAGTTTGGACTGCCATCTGGATTAGCCATATCTAGTAAAGCTCCAGAAATTTCTGCAGGTTCACAAGGAGAATTTGGAATAACTACCAGAAAAACAAATGCTAGAGGAGCAATTGATGAACATGACGAGACTATGCTTGAAAATGAAGCATTGATCAACTGTGTCACTATTTGTGAGGATATCCAGGAACAAGATGTCCGTGGAGGCGCATGTGCTGTTGGCACTTCTAGTGGAAAGTTCCATAATGAAAATAAGGATGAAAGTGCAAAGTCCACCCCAACTCTTCCAAAAGTAGATGAGTTTGGGAGAGTGGTCAGAGAAGGTGCTAGCGACAGTGACTCTGATGATTCTCACCATAGAAGGCATAGCAAAAGAGGCAGAAGCCGTAGCTGGAGTCGATCACCTCCTGGTAGGAGGAGGCAGTGGCGACGGAGAAGTCCAAAAAGGAGAAGGGAGAGGCGAAGCCGATCTCGCAG CTGGTCTCCCAGACATCGAAGAAGTAGGAGCAGGTCCCCCTCTCATAACCATGCAGGTGAGTTCATGGGTGATCGAGTGAGACGGGACAAAGGTCAAGTTCCAGACTGTTTTGATTTCCTTAGAGGCAGGTGCTACCGTGCAGCGTTTTGTCGGTATCGACACCATGATAGAGACGAGGGTGATGGATCTAGGCACTATAGGAGGAGCAAACAACAGTACCTGGAAATGCATCCTAGCTCAAAGAAATCTAGTGTTGTAGAAGAGATCAAGAATATTCCTCTAAAAGCATCAGATGCTAAGCTTGAAGAAATCAATATGGATATGTCTTGTGGCAGCTTTGGTGCGACAGAAAGTGGCAACTTTGAGAGTGACACTCTGCAATCCTTTATCCCTCATACAGCTGGTCAACTAATTGATGCTGATGTAACTAAATTTGATAGTTCTAAAGAGGGTGCCGCTAAATTTCCAGAGAGGCAAAGTATTCTAGAAGAGCCAAAAGAGGTTATCGTGCACAGTTGTAACAGTTTTATGAAAAAAACAGAATGTCATCACCCATTTGTGAATGATAAAATTCCCTCTAAATCTGATGGCAAAGCTGATGCCCTGATTTCATATGGTGAAGCTTCTCAAGATGCAGTTTGTCCTTCGAAATTCTCCGCATTTCAACAACCTCAACCAAATCTTTCAGGTGGAAGGGTTCAGAATGCTGATCATCCTCAGACAGATAACTTGTCTATATCTGATTCATCAGCCAATGGAAGATCATCAACTGCCCTTAACAATCCTACTGCAAGTGATATTCCAATTGAAACAGAGAATCTACATCTTTCTGCCCAGTTGCCCCCTCCTCAGCTCCAGCTCCCATTCTCACAGGGCGTGAATGCTCCTCATATGGAACAACCACCAAAGGATCCTG AAGATTTTAGACTGAGGAATCCTCCAGTTTTCAACCTGTCACATCAACAATTTGGAGGCCCTGGTCTTTTGGGAGAACATCCCTTACCACAGCTTCCGGTACAGGGTTTTAGTGCTTCCAGTTTCTTGTCTCAGAGTAACAATCACCCCCAGCCAACAGCTTTCTCCCAAGAATTTCCTGCAACCAATTTTCATGGTATTCGTATGCCTCAGTTAGACCCTTCAACCTCGACTCCTCATATTCATCCTTACTCTCAGCAACAACTGCCACCTCATGGTTTACGCCCTTCCATGGCAGATAATGTGAATGAGCTGCCTGGCAAAGTCATTTCTTCATCAACATATCCACCAGATCATCTGGACATGAATAAGTCAGCCTACCGGCCTGATTTTGGATCAAGAACTGCTCACCACAATCCTTATGCATCTACTTTTGAGCAGCCACTTTTCGCCAAATTCACTTCGAAAATTTTCGGACAAGAAAAGGATTCAATTGATGGGCAAGGGGTTGGCAGTACTGGGTTGAGACACTATGCTTCATCACCAAAGTCTGGTGGAGATGTTGGACAGAACTTCTCCAGGTCTGGAGGTGACCGGAATGATCCTCATTCTGACAGCATTGAGCCGTCTTCAAACTCATTTAATAAATCAGGTTATGTTCACAAGCGGGAACCCACCGTTGACCGTGACATTGTGTTGAGGCTCATTGATCCCAACAAGCCATTGGATGTGGAAGAAAACAACCAGAAAGAAGCTAGTGCTGTTGTTTTTGCAACATCTTTTGATAATGAGGAGTTTGGAGAGACTGCAGATGCCGAGGTAGGTGCTGTTGAAAATGCAAGCCCAAGTGACCTGGTAGGGAACATGACAGCAGGTGATGTTGAAATTGATCAGTTTAAGTCCCCAGGGAAGAGCAAGAAGAGCAAAGGTTCAAGGTCAATGAGGCTTTTTAAAGTCGCTATTGCAGATTTTGTGAAGGACGTTCTAAAGCCATCATGGCGACAGGGTAATATGAGCAAGGAAGCATTTAAGACGATTGTCAAGAAGACTGTTGATAAGGTGTCGGGGGCTATGAAGAGCCACCAGATACCCAAATCTCAGGCGAGGATAAATCAATACATTGACTCGTCGCAGTTAAAGCTAACAAAGCTTGTGATG GGCTATGTTGATAAGTATGTTAAAGCGTAA